One segment of Aquimarina sp. BL5 DNA contains the following:
- the thrC gene encoding threonine synthase translates to MQYYSLHNKAPKVSFSEAVIKGLAPDKGLYFPESITSLPKSFFDNIENLDTIEIGFQTIKQFVGDEIPETELRDILTDVLSFDFPVIDITKNIGTLELFHGPTMAFKDVGARFMARCLGYFNRNNDDKVTVLVATSGDTGGAVAQGFLGVKGVDVVILYPSGKVSDIQERQLTTLGQNITALEIDGVFDDCQDMVKKAFLDESITNHMQLTSANSINIARWLPQLFYFVFAYKQLKSKGKEIVFSVPSGNFGNICAGIVAHKLGLPVKHFVAATNVNDTVVRYMKTANYEPKPSKATISNAMDVGNPSNFIRIQQLFDNKFESLKDNFSAYSFDDAATRDAMKEIYNQNKYIADPHGAVGYLGLKEYDLKDNEYGVFLETAHPVKFLDIVETTLDIKIPIPAQIQKVMNKPKVRIKTNDYKKLKEFLLK, encoded by the coding sequence ATGCAATACTATAGCTTACATAATAAAGCTCCTAAAGTTTCTTTTTCTGAAGCTGTCATCAAAGGTTTAGCCCCAGATAAAGGATTATATTTCCCGGAAAGTATAACTTCCCTTCCTAAATCTTTCTTTGACAACATAGAAAATCTGGATACTATAGAAATTGGTTTTCAAACAATAAAACAATTTGTGGGCGATGAGATTCCTGAGACCGAGTTAAGAGATATTCTTACCGATGTTTTAAGTTTTGATTTTCCTGTAATCGACATTACAAAGAATATTGGAACCCTAGAACTTTTTCACGGTCCTACTATGGCTTTTAAAGATGTTGGAGCTCGGTTTATGGCTCGATGTTTAGGTTATTTCAATCGAAACAATGATGATAAAGTTACTGTGCTTGTTGCTACTTCTGGAGATACTGGAGGTGCAGTCGCACAAGGTTTTTTAGGGGTAAAAGGTGTAGATGTTGTAATTCTATATCCTTCCGGAAAAGTTAGCGATATTCAGGAACGACAGCTTACCACACTAGGTCAAAACATTACTGCTCTAGAAATAGATGGCGTGTTCGATGATTGTCAGGATATGGTAAAAAAGGCTTTCCTGGATGAAAGTATTACGAATCATATGCAATTAACATCAGCTAACTCTATTAATATTGCAAGATGGTTACCTCAATTATTTTACTTTGTTTTTGCGTATAAACAACTAAAAAGCAAAGGAAAAGAAATTGTTTTTTCAGTTCCTAGTGGAAATTTCGGGAATATTTGTGCGGGTATTGTTGCACACAAACTAGGACTTCCTGTAAAACATTTCGTAGCTGCTACTAATGTAAATGATACTGTAGTTCGATATATGAAAACAGCGAATTATGAGCCAAAACCATCAAAAGCAACTATATCAAATGCTATGGATGTTGGAAATCCAAGTAATTTTATTAGAATTCAACAATTGTTTGATAATAAATTCGAATCTTTAAAGGATAATTTTTCTGCATATAGTTTTGATGATGCTGCTACTAGAGATGCTATGAAAGAAATATATAATCAAAATAAATATATTGCAGATCCACACGGAGCTGTTGGTTATTTAGGATTAAAAGAGTATGACCTAAAGGATAATGAATATGGTGTTTTTCTAGAAACCGCACATCCAGTTAAGTTCCTGGATATTGTCGAGACAACCTTAGATATCAAAATCCCAATACCTGCACAGATTCAAAAAGTAATGAATAAGCCAAAGGTACGTATTAAGACCAATGATTATAAAAAATTAAAGGAGTTCTTACTTAAATAA
- a CDS encoding RidA family protein, which produces MKEIKKIATGSPWEDIVGYSRALKIGSTIEVSGTTAPGANEYEQTVAIIESVKKVLNQLDANLSHVIRTRIYCTDISKWEEIGKAHGEYFKEIKPVTAMVEVSKLIDPNILVEIEFSAIVPK; this is translated from the coding sequence ATGAAGGAAATTAAAAAAATAGCAACCGGTTCTCCTTGGGAAGACATTGTAGGATATTCGAGAGCTTTAAAAATTGGTAGTACTATCGAAGTTTCTGGTACTACGGCTCCAGGAGCTAATGAATATGAACAAACTGTAGCTATTATTGAATCTGTGAAAAAAGTTTTAAATCAACTAGATGCCAATCTTAGTCATGTGATTCGTACCAGAATATATTGCACAGATATCTCTAAATGGGAAGAAATTGGTAAAGCTCACGGAGAATACTTTAAGGAAATAAAACCAGTAACTGCAATGGTAGAAGTTTCAAAATTAATAGATCCAAATATCCTGGTAGAAATAGAGTTTTCTGCTATAGTTCCAAAATAA
- a CDS encoding homoserine kinase, whose product MKRIKIFAPATVANLSCGFDVLGCCLDTVGDEMIISLTSESGVRITKIEGADLPLDTKKNVAGVAVEALLENYDKEVGVDIEIYKKIKAGSGIGSSAASSAGAVWAVNYLLDNPFAPHQLIAFAMEGEKLASGNAHADNVAPALLGGFTLVRSYAPLDVIKLHTPQDLVMTVIHPQIEVKTSDARSVIKQNVTLKQAIQQWGNVGGLVSGLFTEDYDLIGRSLEDVIVEPMRSILIPEFKNVKNAAIAQGALGCGISGSGPSIFALSKGMETAKNVAEAIRKVYTKTGLDFDIHVSKINSKGIKIID is encoded by the coding sequence ATGAAACGTATAAAGATCTTTGCCCCTGCCACTGTAGCCAATCTTTCTTGTGGCTTTGATGTGCTTGGATGTTGTTTAGATACTGTGGGAGATGAAATGATCATTTCGTTGACCTCAGAATCAGGAGTTAGAATTACCAAAATTGAAGGAGCAGATTTGCCCTTAGATACTAAGAAAAATGTAGCAGGTGTAGCGGTTGAAGCCTTGTTAGAAAATTACGATAAGGAAGTAGGTGTTGACATTGAGATTTATAAAAAAATCAAAGCAGGCAGTGGTATAGGAAGTAGCGCAGCAAGTAGCGCAGGAGCTGTTTGGGCGGTGAATTATCTTCTGGATAATCCCTTTGCACCACATCAACTAATAGCTTTTGCCATGGAAGGTGAAAAACTTGCCAGTGGAAATGCACATGCAGACAATGTAGCTCCTGCCCTTCTCGGAGGATTTACATTAGTTAGAAGTTATGCCCCATTAGATGTTATCAAATTGCATACTCCACAAGATTTAGTTATGACCGTAATCCATCCACAAATTGAGGTGAAAACTTCGGATGCGCGATCTGTTATCAAACAAAATGTAACCTTAAAACAGGCAATTCAGCAATGGGGAAATGTTGGAGGATTGGTATCCGGGCTCTTTACAGAGGATTATGATCTTATCGGTCGTAGTTTAGAAGATGTTATTGTAGAACCTATGCGCTCTATTCTGATTCCTGAATTTAAAAATGTAAAAAACGCTGCTATTGCCCAAGGTGCTTTAGGGTGTGGAATTTCAGGATCTGGACCTTCTATCTTCGCATTGAGTAAAGGCATGGAGACAGCAAAAAACGTAGCAGAAGCAATCAGAAAAGTATATACTAAAACTGGACTTGATTTTGATATTCACGTTTCTAAAATCAATAGTAAAGGAATAAAAATAATTGATTAA
- the thrA gene encoding bifunctional aspartate kinase/homoserine dehydrogenase I, giving the protein MNVLKFGGSSVANAATIEKVIEIIEKQSNNRSLYVVVSALGGITDLLIKAGKEASSNNEKYKNTLLTIENRHLNAIKELIPVVSQSSIISKVKSELNKLESLCEGVYLLSELSPKTESVIASFGEMLSSFIIAEAAKVKGLDIVLKDSRDYIITTDAAKVTIDYEETNFRIKRYAQDNTHQISLFPGFVAKTSEGEPTTLGRGGSDFTAAILASAVQADKLQIWTDVSGMYTANPKLVKQAKPVSHISYQEAMELSHFGAKVIYPPTIHPILDKNIPIVIKNTFQPEDAGTLITREVINRQKPVTGISHIDNISVISLEGSGMVGIPGFSKRLFEALFLENINVILITQASSEHSICLAVDAADAERAKLVLDTAFEFEITKHKVDPVKIENEAAIVALVGDNMYHHQGLSGKMFSTLGKNNVNIRAIAQGASEKNISVVIEKKDIKKALNILHERFFEVKTKQLNLFVTGVGNVGSKLLDQLEQQRTYLKEKLRLKIRVVGISNSRTMIFDENGIKLDSWKNRLSEGEKADSEKFFDTAKEMNIRNSIFVDNTANPDIAKVYKHYLAESMAVVTCNKIACADEYVNYSELQELSRKFSASFLYETNVGAGLPIIDTLNNLIASGDNIHKIQAVLSGSLNFVFNNYKEGVNFYDIVKQAQEEGYTEPDPKIDLSGVDVARKILILARESGNIMELEDIEKEAFLPLESLDTSNVDDFFESLKANEAHFAQILDEANKKDCRLKYVAQYENGKAKVGLQHIPADHPFYNLEGSDNIVLFYTDRYPKQPLIVKGAGAGAEVTASGIFADIIRIGKK; this is encoded by the coding sequence ATGAACGTTCTAAAGTTTGGAGGTTCTTCAGTTGCAAATGCAGCAACGATAGAAAAAGTTATAGAAATCATAGAAAAGCAGTCTAATAATCGATCGCTTTATGTAGTTGTTTCTGCGCTGGGAGGTATAACAGACCTTTTAATAAAGGCAGGAAAGGAAGCCTCCTCTAACAACGAAAAATATAAAAACACTCTGCTTACAATAGAGAATAGACATCTGAATGCTATTAAAGAGTTAATTCCGGTTGTTTCTCAAAGTTCTATAATTAGCAAAGTAAAATCAGAATTAAATAAGCTGGAGTCTCTATGCGAAGGAGTATATCTCTTAAGTGAGTTATCACCTAAAACGGAATCTGTAATTGCTAGTTTTGGTGAAATGCTATCCTCCTTCATAATCGCTGAGGCGGCAAAGGTAAAAGGATTAGATATTGTTCTTAAGGATTCTAGAGATTATATTATCACTACGGATGCTGCAAAAGTAACTATTGATTATGAAGAAACTAATTTTAGAATCAAAAGATATGCACAGGATAATACACATCAAATTAGTTTATTCCCAGGTTTTGTAGCTAAAACATCAGAAGGCGAACCTACTACTTTAGGTAGAGGAGGTTCGGATTTTACTGCAGCAATCTTAGCTTCTGCTGTCCAGGCTGATAAATTACAGATTTGGACAGATGTTAGCGGTATGTATACAGCTAACCCTAAATTAGTAAAACAAGCTAAACCTGTATCGCATATTTCATATCAGGAAGCGATGGAGTTGTCTCATTTTGGAGCCAAAGTCATCTATCCTCCTACTATTCATCCGATACTTGACAAGAACATTCCAATTGTAATAAAAAATACATTTCAGCCTGAAGATGCGGGGACATTAATTACAAGAGAAGTAATTAACAGACAAAAACCTGTTACTGGAATTAGTCATATCGATAATATCTCTGTAATATCGTTAGAAGGAAGCGGAATGGTTGGTATCCCAGGTTTTTCTAAACGATTGTTCGAAGCACTATTTCTAGAAAACATCAATGTGATTTTGATTACTCAGGCCTCTTCTGAGCATTCTATTTGTTTGGCAGTAGATGCAGCCGATGCGGAAAGAGCTAAACTAGTTCTGGATACAGCATTCGAATTTGAAATTACAAAACATAAAGTAGATCCTGTAAAAATTGAAAACGAAGCCGCCATTGTAGCATTAGTAGGTGATAATATGTATCATCACCAAGGGTTAAGTGGTAAAATGTTTAGCACACTCGGTAAAAACAATGTAAATATCCGAGCGATTGCGCAAGGAGCTTCAGAAAAAAATATTTCTGTAGTCATTGAGAAGAAAGATATAAAAAAGGCTTTAAATATTTTACACGAACGTTTTTTTGAAGTAAAAACAAAGCAACTAAACTTGTTTGTAACAGGTGTTGGAAATGTTGGTAGTAAATTACTTGATCAATTAGAGCAACAGCGAACGTATCTAAAAGAAAAACTTCGTCTTAAAATACGTGTTGTGGGAATTTCTAATTCCAGAACTATGATTTTTGACGAAAACGGAATCAAACTAGATTCATGGAAAAATAGATTAAGTGAAGGAGAAAAAGCAGATTCTGAGAAGTTTTTCGATACGGCTAAAGAAATGAATATTCGAAACTCTATATTTGTTGATAACACAGCTAACCCTGATATAGCAAAGGTTTATAAACACTATTTAGCAGAAAGTATGGCTGTCGTTACCTGTAATAAGATAGCCTGTGCAGATGAATATGTAAATTATTCAGAGTTACAGGAGCTTTCTCGAAAATTCAGCGCTTCTTTTCTTTACGAAACAAATGTAGGAGCTGGATTACCGATCATAGACACGCTAAACAACCTAATTGCTTCTGGGGATAACATTCATAAAATTCAAGCGGTGTTATCCGGTAGTCTTAATTTTGTATTTAACAATTATAAAGAAGGAGTTAACTTTTATGATATTGTAAAACAAGCACAAGAAGAAGGGTATACAGAACCAGACCCTAAGATTGATCTTAGCGGTGTAGACGTTGCTAGAAAGATCTTAATTTTAGCACGCGAAAGCGGGAATATCATGGAACTGGAAGATATCGAAAAAGAAGCTTTTCTACCTCTAGAAAGTCTAGACACCAGTAATGTTGATGATTTCTTCGAATCACTAAAAGCTAATGAAGCTCATTTCGCACAAATTCTAGATGAAGCCAACAAAAAAGACTGTCGACTAAAATATGTTGCTCAATATGAAAACGGGAAAGCAAAAGTAGGATTACAGCATATCCCTGCTGATCATCCTTTTTATAACTTAGAAGGAAGTGACAATATCGTTCTTTTTTACACAGATCGATATCCTAAACAACCGCTAATTGTAAAAGGTGCCGGTGCTGGTGCAGAAGTTACAGCTTCAGGTATATTTGCAGATATCATTAGAATTGGTAAAAAGTAA
- a CDS encoding NAD(P)H-hydrate dehydratase — MKIFSATQMRKADEVTIQSQKITSLELMERAATQIFNVLHQRLQGAPIPIHVFCGIGNNGGDGLVISRLLIEHGYHVKTYIVNFSDNRSEDFLANYDRLKAIGAEWPIQLKSEEDLPDIKQQDMVIDAIFGIGLNRPLVPWVVNLIKHINASRCFTLSIDVPSGLYADKAPDNPEGVIYASIVVTFQLPKLIFFLPETGQYSQDLEVIDIGLDRDFIAQTPGFAELVGKNEVLSLYRPRHKFAHKGDYGHCLIVGGSYGKIGSVVLATKSALRIGAGLTTAYIPECGYDILQTSVPEAMVITDDEDNYISKISVDYDPSVIGIGIGLGTHEKTVDAFGKFLKQNKARLVVDADAINILAKASEFLQFLPKHTVLTPHPGELKRLIGEWKDDFEKISKVKEFSKKHDCIVVIKGANTLIIYHDDIYVNTSGNPGMATAGSGDVLTGIITGLISQRYDPLHAAVFGVYLHGSSADIAIQGTGYQGLLASDIVSHIGKSYIELFKKPEQPQPQD; from the coding sequence GTGAAGATATTTTCCGCTACTCAAATGCGAAAAGCAGACGAAGTTACTATTCAATCTCAAAAAATTACTTCTTTAGAATTGATGGAAAGAGCTGCTACTCAAATATTCAATGTATTGCATCAACGTTTACAAGGTGCCCCAATTCCAATCCACGTTTTTTGTGGTATAGGAAACAATGGGGGAGATGGACTTGTAATTTCTCGATTATTGATAGAGCACGGATACCATGTGAAAACGTACATTGTTAATTTTAGCGATAACAGATCTGAGGATTTTTTGGCAAATTACGATCGCTTAAAAGCTATTGGCGCAGAATGGCCAATACAGTTAAAATCAGAAGAAGATTTACCAGATATTAAACAACAGGATATGGTAATTGACGCTATTTTTGGTATAGGACTAAATAGGCCTTTAGTACCTTGGGTAGTCAATTTGATCAAGCATATAAATGCCTCCAGATGTTTTACATTATCGATTGATGTACCATCTGGTTTATATGCAGATAAAGCTCCTGATAATCCGGAAGGTGTCATTTATGCATCTATAGTGGTTACTTTTCAATTGCCAAAATTGATCTTTTTCTTACCGGAAACCGGTCAGTATTCTCAGGATCTAGAAGTTATAGATATTGGATTAGATAGAGATTTTATTGCGCAGACTCCAGGTTTTGCTGAGTTAGTAGGTAAAAACGAAGTACTCTCTTTATATAGACCAAGACATAAATTTGCTCATAAAGGAGATTATGGACATTGTCTAATTGTTGGAGGTAGTTATGGTAAAATCGGTAGTGTAGTGCTGGCTACAAAATCAGCATTACGTATTGGAGCTGGTCTAACAACCGCTTATATTCCTGAATGTGGATATGATATTCTACAGACCTCAGTTCCTGAAGCTATGGTTATTACCGATGATGAGGATAATTATATTTCTAAAATATCCGTTGATTATGATCCGTCAGTAATTGGGATAGGAATTGGGCTTGGCACTCACGAAAAAACCGTAGATGCCTTTGGTAAATTTTTAAAACAAAATAAAGCAAGGTTGGTCGTAGATGCTGATGCTATTAATATTTTAGCCAAAGCATCAGAATTCTTGCAGTTCTTACCTAAACATACAGTATTAACACCACATCCAGGTGAACTAAAACGTTTAATAGGTGAATGGAAGGATGATTTTGAGAAAATTAGTAAGGTAAAAGAGTTTTCTAAAAAACACGATTGCATTGTTGTAATTAAAGGAGCGAACACTTTGATTATTTATCATGATGATATTTATGTCAATACTTCTGGAAATCCTGGGATGGCTACTGCAGGAAGCGGTGATGTTTTAACAGGAATAATTACTGGATTGATTTCTCAGAGATACGATCCATTGCACGCAGCAGTTTTTGGAGTATATCTACATGGTAGTTCGGCAGATATAGCAATTCAGGGAACTGGTTATCAGGGATTGTTAGCTAGTGATATTGTTTCACATATTGGAAAATCATATATAGAGTTGTTCAAAAAACCAGAACAACCACAACCTCAAGACTGA
- a CDS encoding anti-sigma factor, with protein MMTKKMMAIATIALGLLGVSCSSDDGPAVANLTLQTFNLETLTDGTTYQGWIIVDGDAKPTPKFANPSGNKTFTFIADELNRATEFILTIEQAGDNDNVPSETRILKGNFNQDSASLSFEDAVTSFNGTAGTFFMGTPTDNDDTNEDSGVWFIDNSSGSAMAGLTLNPLKNGWKYEGWVVINNVPVSTGTFTDPAQADDFNPFSSTANPAPPFPGEDFLNNSASPDGVTFPVDLRGSTVVISVEPLNDLDKAPFFLKPLTGNIQLTDAPGDLLTMNASTAIPQGQVIR; from the coding sequence ATGATGACAAAAAAAATGATGGCGATTGCAACAATTGCCTTGGGATTATTAGGAGTTTCTTGTTCTAGTGATGATGGACCAGCTGTAGCGAATCTAACATTACAAACATTTAATTTAGAAACATTAACTGATGGTACTACCTATCAAGGTTGGATAATTGTTGATGGAGATGCAAAGCCAACTCCAAAATTTGCTAACCCAAGTGGAAATAAAACATTTACTTTTATTGCTGATGAACTAAATAGAGCTACTGAGTTTATTCTAACCATAGAGCAAGCAGGTGATAATGATAATGTACCTTCAGAAACTAGAATTCTAAAAGGTAACTTTAATCAAGATTCAGCTTCCTTAAGTTTCGAAGATGCTGTAACATCTTTTAATGGTACGGCTGGAACATTTTTTATGGGTACACCAACGGATAATGATGACACCAATGAGGATTCAGGTGTTTGGTTTATTGATAATTCTTCAGGTTCTGCAATGGCTGGTTTAACACTTAATCCATTAAAAAATGGTTGGAAATATGAAGGTTGGGTAGTAATTAATAATGTTCCTGTTTCTACTGGTACATTTACAGATCCTGCACAAGCAGATGATTTCAATCCATTTAGTAGTACTGCTAACCCAGCTCCACCATTTCCTGGTGAGGATTTTCTGAACAATTCTGCATCTCCTGATGGAGTTACATTTCCTGTGGATCTTAGAGGATCGACTGTTGTTATTTCTGTAGAACCTTTAAATGATCTTGATAAAGCACCATTTTTCTTAAAACCTCTTACGGGAAATATACAGTTAACAGATGCTCCTGGAGATTTATTAACAATGAATGCAAGTACTGCAATACCTCAAGGACAGGTAATTCGATAA
- a CDS encoding leucine-rich repeat domain-containing protein, whose product MIKKLLFYISISLLFIGCSTYTTFYSTTYQEINLDTSSKIHRLDLSNQELEELPSAIANLKDLRMINLSNNSKLNIDSTLRKLAVYKNLEVLILDSLDIKEVPPSIKLFSNLKQISLVHNPNINLEQAITQISELPIEFLNLKNNKLTKLPKNIISLKNLRDLNLSYNTIEDEKSYSYLGKLPKLYSLWIDHNNLKELPSTIGELSQIRFFYMDHNELKGLPDQLTEMRKAWVIHAGYNKFKELPVVFTTQKSLLMVHINNNQIKHIPKVYETEKYALAGLILDNNPLPETEILRAKKIFNGFFLLSFKQKVY is encoded by the coding sequence ATGATTAAAAAACTATTGTTTTATATCTCCATATCATTGCTATTCATTGGCTGTTCTACCTATACCACATTTTATAGTACAACCTATCAAGAAATCAACCTAGATACATCATCAAAAATTCATCGTTTAGATCTTAGCAATCAAGAACTTGAAGAGTTACCTAGTGCAATAGCTAACTTAAAAGACTTGAGAATGATCAACTTAAGTAATAATAGTAAACTTAACATAGATAGTACATTAAGAAAACTAGCTGTTTATAAAAACCTGGAAGTATTAATCTTAGATAGTTTAGATATTAAAGAAGTTCCGCCATCTATAAAATTGTTTTCCAATCTTAAACAAATTTCCTTAGTACATAATCCTAACATTAATCTAGAACAAGCAATTACCCAAATTTCAGAGTTACCAATTGAATTTTTGAACCTAAAAAACAACAAACTTACTAAGCTACCAAAGAATATAATAAGTCTGAAAAATCTGAGGGACTTGAATTTGTCTTATAATACGATAGAAGATGAGAAAAGTTATTCCTATCTAGGAAAATTACCTAAGCTATATTCTCTATGGATCGATCACAATAATTTAAAAGAACTGCCTAGTACAATTGGAGAACTAAGTCAAATTCGTTTTTTTTATATGGACCATAATGAATTGAAAGGATTACCAGATCAACTAACTGAAATGAGAAAAGCATGGGTCATACACGCCGGATACAATAAGTTTAAAGAGCTTCCTGTTGTTTTCACCACACAAAAATCTTTATTAATGGTACATATTAACAATAATCAGATTAAACATATCCCGAAAGTTTATGAAACTGAAAAGTATGCACTAGCAGGATTAATTTTAGATAACAATCCACTCCCTGAAACAGAAATACTAAGGGCTAAAAAGATTTTTAATGGATTTTTCCTGTTATCATTTAAACAGAAGGTTTATTAA
- the xerD gene encoding site-specific tyrosine recombinase XerD translates to MKWSHAIRDYEHYLRIERGLSDNSIINYSLDIQRLIKYLEENDIKSTPIAIEKDMLKQFIYETAKLVNARSQARIISGLKSFFNYLIFEDYRETNPMELIEAPKIGRKLPDTLSLEEIDSIIAQVDLSKPEGERNKAIIETLYGCGLRVSELIDLKLSNLFFDEGFISVTGKGDKQRFVPIGEITQKYINIYKNEIRIHLDIKKGHEDTLFLNRRGRQLTRAMIFTIVKRLVERAGIHKTISPHTFRHSFATHLLENGADLRAIQLMLGHESITTTEIYMHLDKSHLTEVINTFHPRK, encoded by the coding sequence ATGAAATGGAGTCACGCCATAAGGGATTATGAACATTATTTACGAATCGAAAGAGGGCTTTCTGATAATTCTATTATTAATTATAGTTTAGATATCCAAAGACTCATTAAGTATCTAGAAGAAAATGATATTAAATCCACTCCTATTGCTATAGAAAAAGATATGCTAAAGCAGTTCATTTATGAAACTGCAAAACTAGTCAATGCCAGGTCTCAGGCTCGTATAATTTCTGGTTTAAAAAGTTTTTTTAATTATCTAATTTTCGAAGATTATAGAGAAACCAATCCTATGGAACTTATAGAAGCTCCTAAAATAGGCAGAAAGTTACCAGATACGCTATCACTAGAAGAAATAGACAGTATCATCGCACAAGTAGATTTAAGCAAACCAGAAGGAGAAAGAAATAAAGCTATTATCGAAACACTTTATGGGTGCGGACTTCGAGTTAGTGAATTGATCGATTTAAAACTCTCTAATCTTTTTTTTGATGAAGGTTTCATTAGTGTAACAGGAAAAGGAGATAAACAAAGATTTGTTCCTATTGGAGAAATAACACAGAAGTATATCAATATTTATAAAAACGAAATAAGAATTCACCTCGATATTAAGAAAGGCCATGAAGATACGTTGTTTTTAAATCGAAGAGGAAGACAGCTTACCAGAGCCATGATTTTTACTATTGTAAAAAGACTTGTTGAAAGAGCTGGCATTCATAAAACCATAAGCCCACATACCTTTAGACATTCCTTTGCCACGCATTTATTAGAAAATGGAGCCGATCTAAGAGCTATACAGTTGATGTTGGGGCATGAAAGTATAACGACTACGGAAATATATATGCATCTTGACAAAAGTCATCTTACTGAAGTTATTAATACATTTCATCCCAGAAAGTAA
- a CDS encoding porin family protein → MKKLILTAAAVFSLAFANAQDGEGFAKGDIFVSGSFGYDSESTGDNKNNSFSITPRVGFFVTENITVGARLGYTTQKIEVGGGETKINTLNAGAFGRYYFTPSNKFSIFGELGFDYVSAKTEIASTDSTTDGFGINVGPGVSYFLSDNFALEAFWGALGYATAKADGATDSTDLFSIGLDLDDINLGLVYKF, encoded by the coding sequence ATGAAAAAATTAATTTTAACTGCAGCAGCAGTATTTAGCTTAGCTTTCGCTAATGCTCAGGATGGAGAAGGATTCGCTAAAGGAGATATTTTTGTATCTGGATCTTTTGGCTACGACTCAGAATCAACGGGAGACAATAAGAATAACTCCTTTAGCATTACTCCTAGAGTTGGTTTTTTTGTTACCGAAAATATTACCGTAGGAGCCAGACTTGGTTATACAACTCAAAAAATTGAAGTTGGTGGTGGAGAAACCAAAATCAACACACTGAATGCCGGCGCTTTCGGTAGATACTACTTCACACCTTCTAATAAGTTTTCTATTTTTGGTGAACTTGGATTTGATTATGTATCTGCTAAAACAGAAATAGCGTCAACCGATTCTACTACTGATGGATTTGGTATAAATGTTGGACCAGGTGTAAGCTATTTCTTAAGCGATAACTTTGCACTTGAGGCATTTTGGGGTGCATTAGGATATGCTACAGCCAAAGCTGATGGTGCCACAGATTCAACTGATCTTTTCTCAATAGGCCTAGATCTTGACGATATTAATTTAGGATTGGTTTATAAATTCTAA
- a CDS encoding porin family protein, whose translation MVRKLFLAFTFGALTFVNAQEESIRFGGKVGLNVANFVGDDADDDAESKLGFHIGAVVEIPITEKFAFQPELLFSTQGVKEEEAGVDFKLNLNYINVPLIFKYYFIEGLNIEIGPQVGFLVSAKAKADSNDTDVKDQFKTLDLGANIGLGYQLDMGLFFQGRYNYGITNIGDDDDSDLRNSVIQFSVGYKF comes from the coding sequence ATGGTAAGGAAGTTATTTTTAGCATTCACATTTGGGGCGCTTACATTTGTTAATGCTCAAGAAGAGTCAATTCGCTTTGGAGGTAAAGTAGGTCTTAATGTAGCAAATTTTGTAGGGGATGATGCAGATGATGATGCAGAGTCTAAATTAGGGTTTCATATTGGTGCGGTTGTAGAGATTCCAATTACAGAAAAGTTTGCTTTTCAACCAGAATTATTATTTTCAACTCAAGGAGTTAAAGAAGAAGAAGCAGGTGTTGATTTTAAATTAAACTTAAACTACATTAATGTTCCGTTAATTTTTAAGTATTACTTTATAGAAGGATTGAATATAGAAATAGGACCTCAGGTAGGTTTTCTAGTATCAGCAAAGGCGAAGGCGGATAGTAATGATACAGATGTGAAAGATCAATTTAAAACATTAGATCTTGGTGCTAATATAGGATTAGGATATCAATTAGATATGGGATTATTTTTTCAGGGAAGATATAATTATGGTATAACAAATATTGGAGATGATGATGATTCAGATCTAAGAAATTCTGTAATACAATTCTCGGTTGGTTATAAGTTTTAA